Proteins found in one Perca fluviatilis chromosome 9, GENO_Pfluv_1.0, whole genome shotgun sequence genomic segment:
- the slc44a5b gene encoding choline transporter-like protein 5-B isoform X1 — protein sequence MAKNTDTPSSYYAAFVLLSGMARNKDTPSSYYGEPRKFDPKFRGPVHKRSCTDVVCCVIFIIVILGYIALGTVAWIHGDPRKVIYPTDSHGQFCGHKDTPNANKAILFYFNMLKCANPAVLINLQCPTTQLCVSKCPDRFSTLLDAWDTNNWEYYKQFCKPGFKISSKSVEEVIRDEDCPSIIVPSRPFLQRCFPDFITRNGVLTVANQTIFKDGNNKRRSVNDLKDAAKAASSAPRELWTDISGGIANLLNAKEVGMKIFEDYANSWNWILIGLVITMAVSLVFILLLRYTAGVFLWLIVLSVIAAIGYGIWHCYWEYSSLSGKPGANVTISDIGFHTDLSIFLQLRQTWLIFMICLSVIEAIIVVILIFLRTRLRIAIALLKEGSRAISYIMSTLLYPIITFLLLAICIAYWVVTAVFLASSGNAVYKVAPTDDKCMYANLTCSPKTFSQTNITKVCPGSQCMFAFYGGESVYHRYILVLHVCNLFVFLWLVNFTMALGQCALAGAFASYYWALKKPNDIPACPLYSSFSRAIRYHTGSLAFGSLILSVVQMFRIVLEYLDHKLKGSQNACARFVLCCLKCCFWCLEHFIRFINRNAYIMIAIYGKNFCTSSKDAFFLLMRNVIRVAVLDKVTDFLLFLGKLLISGSVGVLAFFFFTHKIPVIQEETPSLNYCWVPLLTVVFGSYMIAHGFLNVFAMCVDTLFLCFCEDLERNDGSSSRPYYMSPGLHKILRKGEEGAKLCTAS from the exons GTGAGCCGCGCAAGTTTGACCCAAAGTTCAGAGGACCTGTTCACAAAAG GAGCTGCACTGATGTGGTTTGCTGTGTTATCTTCATCATTGTCATCCTCGGCTACATCGCTCTGGGTACCGTGG ccTGGATTCATGGCGACCCCAGGAAGGTGATCTATCCAACCGACAGCCACGGCCAGTTCTGTGGCCACAAGGACACCCCCAATGC AAACAAAGCCATATTATTCTACTTCAACATGTTGAAATGTGCCAATCCTGCAGTTTTGATTAACCTCCAGTGCCCTACAACCCAG CTCTGTGTCTCCAAGTGCCCTGACAGATTCTCAACTCTCCTGGATGCCTGGGATACCAATAACTGGGAGTATTACAAGCAATTCTGCAAGCCGGGCTTCAAGATTAGCAGTAAG TCAGTTGAAGAAGTCATACGGGATGAAGACTGCCCATCTATAATCGTGCCAAGCAGGCCTT TCCTTCAGCGGTGCTTCCCTGATTTCATTACAAGAAATGGAGTGTTAACTGTAGCCAATCAGACCATCTTCAAAGACGGTAACAACAAACGGAGAAGTGTCAATGACCTAAAAGATGCTGCTAA GGCTGCCAGCTCTGCACCCAGAGAGCTCTGGACAGATATTTCAGG AGGTATCGCCAATCTGCTGAATGCCAAAGAAGTTGGCATGAAGATCTTTGAGGATTATGCAAATTCCTGGAACTGGATCCTCAT TGGTCTGGTTATAACCATGGCGGTCAGTCTGGTCTTTATCTTGCTGCTGCGCTACACTGCCGGCGTGTTCCTGTGGCTCATTGTCTTGAGTGTGATCGCTGCGATCGGCTACG GTATCTGGCACTGCTACTGGGAGTACAGCTCTCTGAGCGGGAAGCCAGGCGCTAATGTCACCATCTCTGATATCGGCTTTCACACAGACTTGAGTATTTTCCTTCAGCTCAGACAGACGTGGCTTATCTTCA TGATCTGTCTTTCTGTGATTGAGGCCATTATTGTGGTTATACTGATATTTCTGAGGACAAGGCTGCGCATCGCTATTGCATTACTGAAGGAGGGAAGCAG GGCCATCAGCTACATCATGTCCACTCTCTTGTACCCGATCATCACCTTTCTCCTTCTGGCCATCTGCATCGCTTACTGGGTCGTCACAGCAGT CTTCTTAGCATCATCTGGCAACGCAGTCTACAAGGTCGCACCTACTGATGATAAATGCATGTATGCCAACCTCACATGCAGTCCAAAG ACATTCAGTCAAACCAATATTACCAAAGTGTGCCCCGGGTCACAGTGCATGTTTGCCTTCTACGGTGGAGAAAGTGTGTACCATCGCTACATCCTAGTCCTCCATGTGTGTAACCTGTTCGTGTTCCTCTGGCTGGTCAACTTTACCATGGCGCTGGGCCAGTGTGCCCTGGCCGGGGCCTTCGCGTCCTACTACTGGGCCCTGAAGAAGCCAAACGACATCCCCGCATGCCCCCTCTACTCATCTTTCAGCCGAGCCATACG TTACCACACAGGTTCTCTTGCCTTTGGTTCTCTGATCCTCTCTGTGGTTCAGATGTTCCGAATTGTTCTGGAGTACCTGGATCACAAACTGAAAG GTTCTCAAAATGCATGCGCTCGATTCGTGCTTTGCTGCCTCAAATGCTGCTTCTGGTGCCTGGAACATTTCATCAGGTTTATAAACCGAAACGCATACATTATG ATAGCAATATATGGAAAGAACTTCTGCACCTCTTCTAAGGATGCTTTCTTTCTCTTGATGAGGAACGTTATTAG GGTGGCTGTCCTTGACAAGGTGACAGACTTTCTGCTCTTCTTGGGAAAACTGCTTATTTCAGGAAGTGTTG GTGTTCTtgcatttttcttcttcacacatAAAATACCAGTCATTCAAGAGGAGACGCCATCCCTAAATTACTGCTGGGTCCCCCTTCTG ACGGTGGTATTTGGATCCTACATGATTGCACATGGCTTTTTAAACGTCTTTGCCATGTGTGTGGACACGTTGTTCCTGT